The following proteins are co-located in the Prinia subflava isolate CZ2003 ecotype Zambia chromosome 16, Cam_Psub_1.2, whole genome shotgun sequence genome:
- the TNIP1 gene encoding TNFAIP3-interacting protein 1 isoform X6 has product MLIGSPSLEELVETGAVGPDPSFARAAPGSAQPDVEARKSPPSGSSSEFEVVAIEAQGFPQESRRVDLEQPPTEDANLLPQLQQLENTLSGCAKEASKDQVFVRMGYMASELKRLASKVHKNEQRTSFLQTLCETLHSENKELRTKLEHDLEQRNQALEKLRCENQELRRMVTLSSQDSGKREAAEQQSGAMVEKAPGREELEAKEKKVKILEHQRRELLEVNKQWDQHFRSMKQKYEQKVTDLHQELAEARRAVTELESEREQKQRDFDRKLLLAKSRIETEEAEKERLAMEVRDLQQRMRFLQEQLAPVTRQREYQEKEIQRLNKALEEALNVQASSPPIFAMEPAGKLPQQELLTQNELLKQQVKIFEEDFQRERSDRERMNEEKEELKQQLEKLQKQLVLSNNQLRASKDDCQREKEEKEKLKKLLKQHKQASGERLHPEPGPGPLGPACPMYQYQYSPPMAHPVYHGYDEWQQIRYPPAMPGEHTQGQNFHHFPPSEYPWRPPCAMAHSQNTQAVAGVKPVPKDLEQAGPGLP; this is encoded by the exons CCGTCGGCCCTGATCCCAGCTTTGCacgggcagccccgggcagtgcccagccagaCGTGGAAGCACGGAAATCACCTCCGAGC GGATCCTCCTCAGAGTTTGAGGTCGTTGCCATCGAAGCGCAGGGGtttccccaggagagcaggagagtg gacttggagcagccgCCGACCGAGGATGCCAacctgctgccccagctgcagcagctggagaacaCGCTGAGTGGCTGTGCCAAGGAGGCCAGCAAGGACCAGGTCTTTGTGCGCATGGGCTACATGGCCTCCGAGCTCAAGCGCTTGGCCTCCAAGGTGCACAAGAACGAGCAGAGAACGTCGTTCCTGCAG ACGCTGTGTGAGACACTGCACAGTGAGAACAAGGAGCTGCGCACCAAGCTGGAGCATGACCTGGAGCAGAGAAACCAGGCTCTGGAGAAGCTCAG GTGTGAGAACCAGGAGCTCCGGAGGATGGTGACACTGAGCAGCCAGGACAGTGGGAAGAGGGAAGCTGCCGAACAG CAGAGCGGGGCCATGGTGGAGAAGGCGCCGGGCAGAGAAGAGCTGGAAGCCAAGGAAAAGAAGGTGAAGATCCTGGAGCACCAGCGCAGGGAG ctgctggaggtgaaTAAACAATGGGATCAGCATTTCCGCTCCATGAAGCAGAAGTACGAGCAGAAG GTCACGGACCTACACCAGGAGCTGGCTGAGGCCCGCAGGGCAGTGACCGAGCTGGAGTCAGAGCGGGAGCAAAAGCAACGCGATTTTGACCGCAAGCTGCTCCTGGCCAAGTCCCGGATAGAAACAGAGGAG GCAGAGAAGGAGAGGCTGGCCATGGAGGTGAGGGACCTGCAGCAGAGGATGCggttcctgcaggagcagctggctcCGGTCACCAGGCAGCGGGAATACCAGGAAAAGGAGATCCAGAGGCTGAACAAG GCACTAGAAGAGGCCCTGAACGTCCAAGCCTCTTCACCACCCATCTTTGCCATGGAGCCGGCAGGGAAGCTGCCACAGCAAGAGCTGCTGACCCAGAATGAGCTACTCAAGCAGCAG GTGAAAATTTTCGAGGAAGATTTCCAGCGGGAACGGAGTGACAGGGAGAGGATGaatgaggagaaggaagagctgaagcagcagctggaaaagctgcagaagcagttgGTCCTCTCCAACAACCAG CTGCGAGCCTCCAAGGATGACTGccagagggagaaggaggagaaggagaagctgaAGAAGCTGCTGAAACAACATAAGCAG GCTTCTGGGGAGAGGCTGCACCCTGAGCCAGGGCCGGGGCCGCTGGGCCCAGCCTGCCCCATGTACCAGTACCAGTACAGTCCCCCCATGGCTCACCCCGTGTACCACGGCTACGACGAGTGGCAGCAGATCCGATACCCGCCAGCCATGCCGGGCGAGCACACTCAAGGACAGAACTTCCACCATTTCCCCCCG TCCGAGTACCCCTGGCGCCCGCCCTGTGCCATGGCTCACAGCCAGAACACCCAGGCAGTGGCTGGGGTGAAACCAGTCCCCAAGGACTTGG AACAGGCAGGTCCCGGATTGCCCTAA
- the GPX3 gene encoding glutathione peroxidase 3, with translation MPLPRVPMGALGPRQAVVPPPGGVRPCVRVSVPEPTRLTRPGPGPPRPLALPPQPRSYFLAAGPGGDSRRQRRSPCPLAPGSRGVPAPRPPRPAMGGCPRSGWVLPLVLAGLVQLGRSEELEKVDCYPSVNGTIYSYRAVSLDGDEYIPFERYKGKTVLFVNVATYUGLTHQYVELNALQDELRSQDVVILGFPCNQFGKQEPGQNSEILPALKHVRPGGGFVPNFQLFKKGDVNGANEQKIFTFLKNACPPVAEEFGNPNKLFWEPLRNHDIKWNFEKFLVSPEGVPVMRWYHRTNIAAVKNHVTTFLRLRQQNQN, from the exons ATGCCgctgccccgtgtccccatggGTGCCCTGGGTCCCCGCCAGGCCGTGGTGCCACCCCCGGGCGGTGTCCGTCCGTGCGTCCGTGTGTCCGTCCCAGAGCCCACACGGTTAACgcggcccgggcccggccccccCCGGCCATTGGCTCTCCCACCGCAGCCCCGCAGCTATTTCTTGGCCGCCGGGCCCGGAGGTGACAGCAGGCGACAGCGGCGCTCGCCCTGCCCGCTCGCTCCGGGCTCTCGGGGGGTGCCGGCaccccgccccccgcgccccgccaTGGGGGGCTGCCCCCGCAGCGGCTGGGTTCTGCCCCTTGTCTTGGCTGGGCTCGTCCAGCTGGGGCGAAGTGAGGAGTTGGAGAAG GTGGATTGCTACCCGTCGGTGAATGGCACCATCTACAGCtacagggctgtgtccctcGATGGGGACGAGTACATCCCCTTTGAGAGGTACAAGGGGAAGACAGTGCTCTTCGTCAACGTAGCCACATACTGAGGCTTGACCCACCAGTATGTTG AACTGAATGCACTACAAGATGAGCTGAGAAGCCAGGATGTCGTGATCCTTGGCTTCCCCTGCAACCAGTTTGGGAAGCAGGAACCTGGCCAGAACTCAGAGATCCTCCCTGCGCTGAA GCATGTCCGGCCAGGAGGTGGCTTTGTTCCCAACTTCCAGCTGTTCAAGAAAGGGGACGTGAACGGGGCCAATGAGCAGAAGATCTTCACCTTCCTGAAG AACGCCTGTCCCCCGGTGGCGGAGGAGTTTGGGAACCCCAACAAGCTCTTCTGGGAGCCTCTGCGGAACCATGACATCAAGTGGAACTTTGAGAAGTTCCTGGTGAGCCCCGAGGGCGTGCCCGTCATGCGCTGGTACCATCGCACCAACATCGCTGCCGTGAAGAATCACGTCACCACCTTCCTGAGGCTGCGGCAGCAGAACCAAAATTAa